The window TACGTTGTCTGACTTAAATTGTCTGATATAAATTCAGCAAATTTTGCAGTTGGAATAGTAAATGCAGTACTGCTTGGCAACCAAGTCTCAAATCTTGAACCTAGTTTTGCCGTGGCACTGTGAACACACCGGTATCGCTACTAAAACAATTTGCTTAAAATTACATTGCTGCGcaattttataataattttaaacaaCAATGAGTATCATGTGCCTCTTATCTCATGCAAATCTCAAGTCTatgctgaaaagaaacaatTTGTTTGCTCAAAAAAAGTATGAAGTAgatatttaaattaaagtaaataaaatatgatttaattgGTCTAAACGTGCACAGTTGGCAGTTTGGTTTTTCAAGGCCCTACACACTCACATAGGTGATTTCAGTTATTAATCAGGCTGATTAGACTACTGCTCAGTGGTGAGGTCACAAATTCCTTGGGCTAATAAAGAGTATAATAGACCTTTTTTaaagaagacattttgtcacagcaggaaaaagcaaaggtgtacataaattaataaatgatgtCTGAATTATATTTATCTTCTAAATTTTTTAGGGTCTTGTTATTGTTTATGCTGGTTCGCTGTTAGGACTTACTGGGACACtatattagtaacacctgtacTTTTCCAACTATTACAAgtctaaatgtgttttgtgacaaAGGCCTGAATGCTCACAGGGTCTGTAAAACTGCATGGAAAAGAACATCAGCAGCATACTCAgctatgttttcattttctcctgtgCTTCAGATGAGCCTGGGCCAGAGGGCTAAAATCACCTGCACACCAGATATGGCTTATGGACCGACAGGCCACCCCGGGGTCATCCCCCCAAATGCCACGCTTATATTTGATGTGGAATTGCTCAAGTTGGAGTGATGCCTagggttaaaataaaaaatacttaaggTTAATGAGGTTGCATTCGCCACAACCTGATTCCACAGGGTGCTGCCTCCCACCATCCACCTGATCTTCTTTGATTTCTTCAGTCTTCTTCAGTTCAATATTTAAATGCATCTACTGCTGTTTGTTGCCATCATGTCATAATAGATACTGCAAGAAAATGTTCACATCATGTAAGACTTTTACAAATACACCACATTTTGGATTGTTTGTTAGAGCTGCTCttcttgtttaatttcatttaaagttgTAGATTTTGTTGAACCAAGAGGAAATCGGTCAATTGAGGAAAAGCTGTACTACATTGCAATCGAAACATACTGCCTTACAGTTTCAACAACAGAGG is drawn from Xiphias gladius isolate SHS-SW01 ecotype Sanya breed wild chromosome 4, ASM1685928v1, whole genome shotgun sequence and contains these coding sequences:
- the fkbp1b gene encoding peptidyl-prolyl cis-trans isomerase FKBP1B isoform X2, coding for MLQNGKKFDSSRDRNKPFKFKIGRMEVIKGWEEGVAQMSLGQRAKITCTPDMAYGPTGHPGVIPPNATLIFDVELLKLE